One part of the Microbulbifer sp. THAF38 genome encodes these proteins:
- a CDS encoding alpha amylase C-terminal domain-containing protein, translating into MNNPFPPKRLLASAGLLLGTLSSAHVNAGTAFVHLFEWSWNDIASECENFLGPKGFDAVQISPPNEHISLSTWWARYQPVTYTNLTSRSGTEQELQSMINRCHAAGVKVYADAVINHTAAWNGGGTGWGGTQWTLLDHPEFSDNDYHSDCTINNYNDANHVWSCRLSGLPDLDTGSSYVQGELAGYLSKLKGMGIDGFRIDAVKHMSPGDLQAIVNQAGNPWIFSEVIGAAGEASEIQPYNYTFLGRVTEFKYGTDVASNFNGQIKNLATIGESWGLLSSRDAVHFIDNHDRERGHGGGGNLTYHDGYKYNLANVFMLAHPYGYPKVMSGYDFTDTDIGPPNTGPESCENNEWVCQHRWGNIANMVGFRNYTDGTSMENWWDNGDNQIAFGRGDKGYVVINNEGNSFSQTLYTGLPAGDYCNVLAGDDECSGDVISVGSNGYATFNVAAYSAAAIHGGQLSGSCGDECSGTGFPSLYFRGTANNWEATAFELVADNTWQLVVNFDGQADQRFKLDIYGDWAENYGDDGADGTLDQTGADIYTSVTGNYLIEVNDETLAYSITEVSSQQAPTASVTPVSSTVEVNQSVTLDASSSTDSDGSVISYSWSSGGSSSSTTLSFATAGTYTETVTVTDSDGLTDSATATITVTDPNAGYAQNFTALNFRGTPNSWGTQAMTLVADNTWRSTVVFDGSSNQRFKFDVSSDWAENYGDNNADGSLEQGGDDIYTDVSGTYIVEVNDETLSYSLACADCGSYASNFSSLYFRGTPNSWGADAMELVADNTWEIQVNFDGQSQQRFKFDVNADWSENYGDSDSDGDLEQGGSDIYTSVNGSYKVQVNDQTLIYSLVAQ; encoded by the coding sequence ATGAACAATCCATTTCCCCCAAAAAGGCTACTGGCCAGTGCGGGCCTTTTGCTTGGTACACTGTCTAGTGCCCACGTTAATGCCGGTACCGCTTTTGTACATTTATTCGAGTGGAGCTGGAATGATATCGCCAGTGAATGTGAGAACTTTCTCGGGCCTAAGGGGTTTGATGCGGTGCAAATATCTCCACCCAATGAGCATATCAGCCTGTCCACCTGGTGGGCGCGCTATCAGCCAGTGACTTATACCAACTTAACCAGTCGCAGCGGTACTGAGCAAGAGCTGCAAAGTATGATCAACCGTTGTCATGCAGCAGGTGTGAAAGTTTACGCCGATGCGGTAATTAACCATACGGCGGCCTGGAATGGCGGTGGCACCGGTTGGGGGGGCACTCAGTGGACCTTGCTGGACCATCCGGAGTTTTCTGATAACGACTATCACTCCGATTGCACCATTAATAACTACAATGATGCTAATCATGTGTGGAGCTGTCGGTTGAGTGGTTTACCAGATTTGGATACCGGCTCCAGTTATGTGCAAGGAGAACTCGCTGGCTACCTCAGTAAATTAAAAGGCATGGGGATTGATGGCTTCCGTATTGATGCTGTCAAGCATATGTCCCCCGGCGATTTACAGGCAATTGTGAATCAAGCTGGCAACCCCTGGATCTTTTCCGAGGTTATTGGTGCTGCTGGCGAGGCCTCAGAAATTCAGCCTTACAATTATACTTTTCTAGGCCGTGTTACTGAATTTAAATATGGCACCGATGTAGCCAGCAACTTTAACGGTCAGATTAAAAATCTTGCCACTATTGGCGAGAGTTGGGGGCTTTTGTCTTCCAGAGATGCAGTTCACTTTATAGACAACCATGATCGTGAGCGTGGCCACGGTGGTGGCGGTAACCTGACCTATCACGATGGCTACAAGTACAACCTGGCCAACGTTTTTATGCTGGCACACCCTTATGGCTATCCGAAGGTAATGTCAGGTTATGACTTTACCGATACGGATATTGGTCCCCCCAATACTGGTCCGGAGAGTTGTGAAAACAACGAATGGGTATGTCAGCACCGGTGGGGCAATATTGCCAATATGGTGGGTTTCCGTAACTATACCGATGGCACCAGTATGGAAAATTGGTGGGATAACGGAGATAACCAGATTGCCTTTGGACGCGGTGATAAAGGCTATGTCGTTATCAATAACGAGGGTAATTCTTTCAGCCAGACACTGTATACAGGCCTTCCTGCAGGGGACTACTGCAATGTCCTGGCGGGAGATGATGAGTGCAGTGGCGATGTTATTTCCGTAGGCAGCAATGGTTATGCCACCTTCAATGTCGCAGCTTATTCCGCTGCTGCCATTCACGGTGGGCAGCTATCTGGTTCCTGTGGTGATGAATGTTCTGGGACGGGTTTCCCCAGCCTTTATTTCCGTGGCACTGCGAATAATTGGGAAGCAACAGCTTTTGAATTGGTAGCAGATAATACCTGGCAATTGGTGGTTAATTTTGATGGCCAGGCAGACCAACGCTTTAAGTTGGATATCTATGGTGACTGGGCCGAAAATTACGGTGACGATGGTGCTGATGGCACGCTGGATCAAACCGGAGCAGATATTTATACCTCTGTAACCGGTAACTACTTGATTGAAGTAAATGATGAGACTCTGGCCTATTCGATCACCGAGGTCTCTTCCCAGCAGGCACCCACTGCAAGTGTGACTCCAGTATCCAGCACAGTAGAAGTCAATCAGAGTGTCACCCTGGATGCCAGCAGCTCTACTGATAGCGACGGTAGTGTGATTTCCTATAGCTGGAGCAGTGGTGGTAGTTCTTCCTCGACGACTTTGAGCTTCGCCACTGCGGGCACTTATACCGAGACAGTCACTGTTACTGACAGCGATGGCCTGACCGATAGTGCTACGGCAACCATCACCGTGACTGATCCCAATGCTGGTTATGCTCAAAATTTTACGGCATTAAATTTCCGCGGTACGCCCAATAGCTGGGGCACTCAGGCGATGACCCTGGTTGCAGATAATACCTGGCGTTCCACTGTGGTGTTTGATGGCAGCAGTAACCAGCGCTTTAAGTTTGATGTCAGCAGTGACTGGGCTGAAAACTACGGGGATAACAATGCGGATGGCTCTCTGGAGCAGGGTGGGGATGATATCTACACCGATGTATCAGGGACTTATATTGTTGAGGTAAATGATGAAACCCTGAGCTACAGCCTGGCCTGTGCAGACTGTGGTAGTTACGCATCCAACTTTTCCTCACTTTATTTCCGTGGCACACCAAATAGTTGGGGTGCTGACGCTATGGAATTAGTTGCCGACAATACCTGGGAAATCCAGGTAAATTTTGATGGTCAATCACAGCAGCGTTTCAAGTTCGATGTTAATGCTGACTGGAGTGAAAACTACGGCGATAGCGACTCCGATGGTGACTTGGAGCAGGGTGGATCTGATATCTACACTTCTGTAAACGGAAGCTACAAGGTGCAGGTGAATGATCAGACCTTGATTTATAGTCTGGTAGCCCAGTGA
- a CDS encoding trypsin-like serine protease gives MNRLMLFVLFFVSSSVYAIVIRDDVDDSKYRVLGSEYPALADIPGEGHGILIAPQWVITAAHAVTWRPEQIILNGKPRNIERLIIHSGYKKPSQELLDHALATWEWTLFAVLLSSSDDIALLKLAQPITDVSPVAIYKGDNEFGQSIKIIGKGATGTGFTGYNFHDSHRTELRRAENKVTSAHGRWFCYVFDAPPEALPLEGGEGNGDSGGPIFIQTDDDWLLAGLTSWTAPQGAIRNPPGQYGQISCNVRLSHYKEWIGNVISAQSRADN, from the coding sequence ATGAATCGACTTATGTTGTTTGTACTGTTTTTTGTATCCTCCAGCGTCTACGCAATCGTCATTCGAGATGACGTTGACGATTCAAAATATAGAGTGCTTGGGTCTGAATATCCTGCTCTTGCAGACATACCTGGTGAGGGGCACGGAATACTCATTGCTCCTCAATGGGTAATAACTGCCGCACATGCGGTCACATGGCGCCCTGAACAGATAATCCTCAATGGCAAACCCAGGAATATAGAGCGCCTGATAATACACTCGGGATACAAAAAACCGTCACAGGAGCTACTTGATCATGCATTGGCCACTTGGGAGTGGACGCTGTTTGCAGTGCTGCTCTCCTCCTCAGATGACATTGCACTTCTCAAATTGGCACAGCCCATTACTGATGTCTCTCCTGTCGCCATCTACAAAGGAGATAATGAGTTCGGTCAGAGCATCAAGATCATAGGAAAAGGCGCTACAGGTACCGGCTTCACTGGGTACAACTTTCATGACTCGCACCGTACTGAACTTCGTCGTGCGGAAAATAAAGTCACAAGCGCTCATGGCCGCTGGTTCTGCTATGTGTTTGATGCACCACCGGAAGCACTACCCCTTGAGGGCGGAGAGGGGAATGGTGATAGCGGCGGTCCAATCTTTATCCAAACTGATGACGATTGGCTGTTGGCAGGATTGACTTCATGGACAGCTCCACAAGGTGCTATCAGGAATCCCCCGGGGCAGTATGGGCAAATTAGTTGTAATGTCCGCTTGAGTCACTATAAAGAGTGGATTGGAAATGTAATCTCTGCACAGTCGCGAGCAGATAACTAA
- a CDS encoding acyl-CoA thioester hydrolase/BAAT C-terminal domain-containing protein, whose translation MLKKIMKATLVYSFFMGQSLNASTVDFNLENNDFVGKYYPSSSAEQQVAVLVLGGSEGGLPEKLAQPVVDAGYPTLALAYFNADGLPQELEKIPLEYFTEAKSWLKSQNNVKPDELIIVGWSKGAELALLLASKDAEISKVVAIAPSSVVWAGILKDWTKVPASSWTEKGQELTHIPFKPSGPVNGLRDLYAQSLANRVDGNKADISVNDIRARVVLMTGENDAIWPAPQMANDICDKMNAKSENQCEHINYEDLDHLLDYKFLEKGTDINDAFIDKLKGN comes from the coding sequence ATGTTAAAGAAGATCATGAAAGCCACATTGGTTTATTCATTTTTTATGGGCCAAAGCTTAAATGCCTCTACTGTTGATTTTAATTTAGAGAACAACGATTTTGTCGGAAAATATTATCCATCTTCATCAGCTGAGCAGCAGGTTGCTGTGTTGGTCCTGGGCGGGTCAGAAGGCGGGCTACCTGAAAAGCTCGCTCAGCCAGTTGTCGACGCAGGATATCCAACGTTGGCTTTAGCCTATTTTAATGCCGATGGATTACCCCAAGAACTAGAGAAGATCCCGCTGGAATATTTCACTGAGGCTAAGTCTTGGTTAAAGAGTCAGAATAATGTAAAGCCAGATGAGTTAATAATTGTTGGCTGGTCTAAGGGTGCCGAACTGGCATTACTCTTAGCATCAAAAGATGCAGAGATTTCAAAGGTAGTGGCAATAGCACCAAGCTCAGTAGTTTGGGCAGGCATTTTAAAAGATTGGACAAAAGTACCTGCATCAAGTTGGACGGAGAAAGGGCAAGAGTTAACTCATATCCCATTTAAACCCTCTGGGCCGGTAAACGGTTTGCGGGATCTATATGCCCAGTCATTAGCGAACCGTGTTGATGGCAATAAAGCAGATATTTCTGTTAATGATATAAGAGCCAGAGTCGTACTGATGACCGGCGAAAATGATGCAATTTGGCCGGCGCCTCAGATGGCAAATGATATTTGCGATAAAATGAACGCTAAGAGTGAAAATCAGTGTGAGCACATTAATTACGAGGATTTGGATCACTTGCTAGATTATAAGTTTTTAGAAAAAGGCACGGACATCAACGATGCCTTTATCGATAAACTTAAAGGCAACTAA
- a CDS encoding GDCCVxC domain-containing (seleno)protein, which produces MILETMITCPKCRHQKTETMPTNYCVFFYECEQCRTLLKPKPGDCCVFCSYGTVKCPPIQRGQNCCG; this is translated from the coding sequence ATGATTCTAGAAACGATGATTACTTGCCCCAAGTGCCGACATCAAAAGACTGAGACCATGCCTACGAATTATTGTGTCTTTTTTTATGAATGTGAACAGTGCCGAACACTGCTTAAGCCAAAGCCTGGTGATTGCTGCGTTTTCTGTTCTTATGGCACGGTAAAATGTCCGCCAATCCAGCGAGGACAAAACTGTTGCGGGTAA
- a CDS encoding Rid family hydrolase: MRKLISSGSHLEEPIGFSRACRVGNLISVSGTAPIKDGQTAYIGDVYAQTKYCMELSMKAILEAGGEPAGIIRTRIMLTDISRWEEAAKAHGELFSTIKPACTFVEVSRFIDLAWLVETEMDCVLG, encoded by the coding sequence ATGAGAAAACTAATCTCTTCAGGTTCTCATCTGGAAGAGCCGATAGGATTTTCTAGAGCGTGCCGAGTGGGAAACCTAATTTCTGTTTCTGGTACGGCACCTATCAAGGATGGCCAGACCGCTTACATAGGTGATGTGTATGCTCAAACGAAGTACTGTATGGAGCTTTCAATGAAGGCCATACTAGAAGCAGGTGGAGAACCAGCGGGTATCATCAGAACCCGTATCATGCTTACGGATATATCCCGCTGGGAAGAAGCAGCAAAAGCACATGGAGAGCTATTCTCTACAATAAAGCCTGCATGCACATTTGTTGAGGTAAGTCGCTTTATAGATCTGGCATGGCTTGTGGAAACAGAAATGGACTGTGTATTGGGCTAG
- a CDS encoding GNAT family N-acetyltransferase, translating into MNINLREITKDNWVDMIDLDITKEQENYVALPSEAIAASKFYDHYINRGVYLGDKPIGFIQYYPNHGNGKSDEIFIDQLLIDISFQGQGYNSEAVKLALAEIKKLEGFDSISICYVEGYDTMKPFFERFGFKVVNQDEFDETIMELHYN; encoded by the coding sequence TTGAACATTAATTTACGAGAAATAACAAAAGATAACTGGGTCGATATGATTGACCTCGATATTACAAAAGAGCAGGAAAATTATGTTGCTCTACCTTCAGAAGCTATTGCCGCATCCAAGTTTTATGATCATTACATCAATCGAGGCGTTTATCTTGGGGATAAGCCCATTGGATTTATCCAATATTACCCAAATCATGGCAATGGCAAATCAGACGAAATCTTTATAGATCAATTATTGATTGACATCAGCTTTCAAGGTCAAGGCTACAATTCAGAAGCAGTGAAACTCGCATTAGCAGAAATAAAGAAACTTGAAGGCTTTGATTCTATATCCATTTGTTACGTTGAAGGATATGACACCATGAAACCTTTTTTCGAACGATTTGGGTTTAAAGTCGTAAATCAGGATGAGTTCGATGAAACGATTATGGAGCTCCATTATAATTAA
- a CDS encoding FTR1 family protein: MLLTSVMVVLREVLEVALLLSVLLATTRILDLRARWFYIALLLGGLAAIVYGENLARVSQAINGTGQELVNAGILITIYILLAIVTTLLLFNWRKQQYHLSILQGAMLLAVTLAIMREGSEVYVYLTSFWLHPPLLPSVIIGALLGAGIGYSLGALFYYFLCSLSPKYTLMASCILLTILAAGMILQATQLFIQANLLPGQEPLWDSSQLLREDSIPGQLLFAVAGYEATPTPLEVMVYAGSIFLMLCVLGGVYCRCSRD, translated from the coding sequence ATGTTATTAACCTCTGTAATGGTAGTACTGCGGGAAGTGTTGGAAGTGGCGCTGCTGCTCAGTGTGCTATTGGCGACTACCCGAATACTGGATCTTCGCGCCCGCTGGTTTTATATCGCGCTGTTACTCGGTGGATTGGCTGCAATCGTCTATGGTGAAAACCTTGCGCGAGTCTCCCAGGCAATAAATGGTACAGGCCAGGAGCTGGTGAATGCCGGAATATTAATCACAATCTATATATTATTAGCAATAGTCACCACCTTGTTGTTATTTAACTGGCGTAAGCAGCAATACCATTTATCCATCTTACAGGGCGCTATGCTACTGGCAGTCACACTCGCAATTATGCGTGAGGGGTCAGAAGTTTATGTTTATCTTACTTCCTTTTGGCTGCACCCACCACTCTTACCCTCTGTAATAATCGGTGCATTGCTAGGTGCCGGTATCGGCTACAGTTTAGGTGCATTATTTTATTACTTTTTATGTAGTCTATCACCCAAATATACTTTGATGGCCTCCTGTATATTACTCACCATCTTGGCAGCCGGAATGATTCTTCAGGCCACGCAATTATTCATTCAAGCAAATTTACTGCCTGGGCAAGAGCCCCTCTGGGATAGTTCCCAACTATTAAGGGAGGACTCAATCCCCGGGCAGCTACTCTTTGCTGTAGCTGGTTACGAAGCCACACCGACCCCTCTGGAAGTAATGGTCTACGCAGGCAGTATTTTTCTTATGCTGTGCGTGCTTGGGGGTGTTTATTGTAGGTGTTCCAGAGATTAA
- a CDS encoding cupredoxin domain-containing protein, producing the protein MRSCLQVRRKTYKKQKKSGALVAGLWILVSILLGACAPDTNKPTVKLEIHNHLFNPSELVVPADTEIKLVIYNRDASPEEFESYQLNRKKVIMGNSKAVLFIGPLPAGEYLFFGEFHSITAQGKIIAQ; encoded by the coding sequence ATGCGTAGTTGCTTACAGGTGCGAAGAAAAACCTATAAAAAACAGAAAAAGAGCGGCGCTTTGGTTGCAGGTCTTTGGATTTTGGTTTCAATTTTATTGGGTGCCTGCGCTCCAGATACTAATAAACCCACTGTAAAATTAGAAATCCACAACCATCTTTTTAACCCTTCCGAACTGGTGGTACCCGCCGATACGGAAATTAAACTGGTGATCTACAATCGAGATGCCTCCCCAGAAGAATTTGAGAGTTACCAGCTCAACCGAAAAAAAGTGATCATGGGTAATAGCAAGGCAGTGCTATTTATTGGCCCTTTGCCAGCAGGTGAATATCTGTTTTTTGGTGAATTCCATTCCATAACGGCTCAGGGAAAAATTATCGCACAGTAG
- a CDS encoding ATP-binding protein — protein MKSIRIFLLIALLSIIMLVNFVSALRGYRDTMAEAQRLFDRQLSASARLLADMPVATGAERVVAQPEAMVMQVWSEDKKLLVRSAEAPTQPLSDFAVGYKEINFSGYRWRSLAEYFPDNGHWIIVAERSDLRYQLAEKLAIAAVLPILLGLPIAGLLIWFVVGRGLSSLRKLAEDLHSKRAEDLTPLSEGSPPQELLPVVQSINALLARLQASFERERRFSADAAHELRTPIAAIQVHAHNLESDFERAGQTVMPQSLVKLEDSVQRMAHLVEQMLDLFRTTPEHYPARFEILNLHALAREVLAEEYPIFAQRKQQVELLGGRVFLRGDRFALTILLKNLLRNAAKYTPKEGHVQVSTRLIKGDILLQVEDSGPGIPEEEYPRVFERFYRVGGDRHQSTAPGCGLGLSIVQHIARLHGASIELGQSHFGQGLSITVRFKKAKDDKDA, from the coding sequence ATGAAATCTATCCGTATTTTTCTGCTGATCGCGCTGCTCAGTATTATCATGCTGGTCAATTTTGTCTCGGCACTGCGCGGCTACCGCGACACCATGGCGGAAGCGCAGCGACTGTTTGACCGCCAATTAAGCGCCTCCGCCAGGTTATTGGCAGATATGCCGGTGGCAACAGGGGCCGAGCGGGTGGTGGCCCAACCCGAGGCCATGGTGATGCAGGTATGGTCTGAGGATAAGAAATTACTGGTGCGCTCCGCCGAGGCCCCGACGCAACCCCTCAGTGACTTTGCCGTTGGCTATAAGGAAATAAATTTCTCGGGCTACCGTTGGCGCAGTCTCGCCGAATACTTTCCCGATAATGGCCACTGGATTATCGTTGCCGAGAGATCTGACCTGCGTTACCAGCTGGCAGAAAAATTGGCGATTGCCGCAGTACTCCCGATACTGTTGGGCCTACCGATTGCCGGGTTGCTGATTTGGTTTGTAGTGGGGCGCGGCCTTTCCAGTTTGCGCAAACTCGCCGAAGACCTGCATAGCAAACGCGCCGAAGATCTGACACCACTGTCAGAGGGTAGCCCCCCACAGGAACTGCTCCCGGTGGTGCAATCCATTAATGCGTTACTCGCGCGCCTGCAGGCCTCTTTTGAGCGCGAGCGGCGCTTTTCTGCCGATGCTGCCCATGAATTGCGCACGCCCATCGCCGCCATCCAGGTACACGCGCATAATCTGGAGAGTGATTTTGAGCGGGCTGGGCAAACAGTAATGCCCCAGAGTCTGGTCAAGCTGGAAGATAGTGTTCAGCGCATGGCGCACTTAGTAGAGCAAATGCTGGATTTATTTCGCACTACACCCGAACACTACCCGGCGCGCTTTGAGATACTCAATCTTCACGCCCTGGCACGAGAGGTATTGGCAGAGGAATACCCGATCTTTGCCCAGAGAAAGCAACAGGTGGAACTACTGGGCGGTAGGGTATTTCTGCGTGGCGACCGTTTTGCACTGACTATTCTTTTAAAAAATCTCCTGCGCAATGCGGCGAAATACACTCCTAAGGAGGGCCATGTGCAAGTGAGTACCCGGTTAATCAAAGGGGATATTCTTCTACAAGTGGAGGATTCAGGGCCGGGGATTCCAGAGGAAGAGTACCCCAGGGTTTTTGAACGGTTCTACCGAGTGGGGGGCGACCGCCACCAGAGCACTGCCCCCGGTTGCGGATTGGGCCTTTCCATTGTGCAGCATATCGCTCGCCTTCACGGAGCTTCAATCGAACTCGGCCAGTCACACTTTGGCCAAGGGCTTTCAATAACCGTGCGTTTTAAAAAAGCAAAGGACGACAAGGATGCGTAG
- a CDS encoding response regulator transcription factor: MRILLIEDNQSLAEGMVTALQRGGYAVDHAARGSEGIALTQAAIPDVIILDLGLPDLDGVEVLKRLRAKSIRSPVLILTARDDLPSKVQGLDAGADDYLTKPFAVDELLARLRALERRGGSGLSAEILIGDVAINLSSHSVTRAGQEIKLSRREFSLLRALAERPGHILSREQLEDKLYSWGEEVSSNTVDVHIHNLRKKIYPEFIQTIRGVGYKLEAAGGA, from the coding sequence ATGCGCATCCTGCTGATCGAAGATAACCAATCCCTGGCCGAGGGGATGGTCACCGCCCTGCAGAGAGGGGGCTATGCCGTTGATCACGCGGCCCGCGGCAGTGAGGGCATTGCTCTGACTCAGGCGGCGATACCGGATGTGATTATTCTCGATCTAGGCCTGCCAGACCTGGATGGTGTGGAGGTGTTGAAACGGTTGCGGGCTAAATCAATTCGCTCGCCGGTATTGATTCTCACCGCCCGCGATGATCTCCCCTCAAAAGTGCAGGGCCTGGATGCCGGTGCCGATGACTATCTGACCAAGCCCTTTGCAGTAGATGAGCTACTGGCGCGCTTGCGCGCTCTGGAAAGGCGCGGCGGCAGCGGTCTCAGTGCGGAAATCCTGATTGGCGATGTAGCCATTAATTTATCCAGTCATAGCGTGACGAGGGCTGGGCAGGAAATAAAACTTTCGCGGCGGGAATTCAGCCTGCTGCGCGCCTTGGCCGAGCGCCCCGGCCATATTCTCAGTCGCGAACAGCTGGAGGATAAGCTGTACAGCTGGGGTGAGGAGGTTTCCAGTAATACTGTGGATGTGCATATCCACAATTTACGCAAAAAAATCTATCCAGAGTTTATTCAGACCATTCGCGGCGTTGGCTACAAACTGGAAGCGGCTGGCGGCGCATGA
- a CDS encoding SDR family oxidoreductase: protein MTARETLTVLITGASGGIGSAISRLLAEQGHRLLLQGRNTARLQQLKVGLPHSDRHQVLVADLCDGASRSELVRSCEQLPGGVDVLVNNAGIASFSLLSDIGDAELGRLLHTNLIAPMALTRDLLPTLQRSEHAAIINIGSAFGHIGHPGFGAYGASKAGLHGFTETLRRELAGSKVRVHYLAPRAVDTPLNSDAVNDLNRALGNKSDSPQFVAAQCLRLLQSKHGRRRFIGWPERLFIKVNALLPSLVDSALAKKLPLVRQFVRGRTPPTVQDKTAPGAL, encoded by the coding sequence ATGACGGCAAGAGAAACGCTCACGGTACTGATTACCGGTGCCAGCGGCGGAATTGGCAGTGCCATCAGCCGCTTGCTGGCCGAACAGGGCCACCGGCTGCTATTGCAGGGGCGCAACACTGCGCGCCTGCAACAGTTAAAAGTGGGGCTGCCCCACAGCGACAGGCACCAGGTACTGGTGGCCGATCTGTGTGATGGCGCAAGCCGTTCCGAGCTGGTGCGTAGCTGCGAGCAACTGCCTGGCGGTGTGGATGTGCTGGTCAACAACGCCGGCATCGCTTCTTTTTCCCTGCTCAGCGACATTGGTGATGCCGAGCTGGGCAGGTTGTTACACACCAACCTGATCGCGCCTATGGCGCTTACTCGCGATTTGCTGCCGACACTACAGCGCAGCGAACACGCCGCCATCATTAACATCGGCTCGGCCTTTGGTCATATCGGTCATCCGGGCTTTGGGGCCTATGGTGCCAGTAAAGCGGGGTTGCACGGCTTTACCGAAACCCTGCGCCGGGAGTTGGCGGGCAGTAAGGTGCGTGTGCACTACCTGGCGCCCAGGGCGGTGGATACCCCTCTCAACAGCGACGCAGTCAACGATTTGAATCGGGCACTCGGCAACAAGTCCGACTCGCCACAATTTGTCGCCGCCCAATGCCTGCGTTTACTACAGAGTAAACACGGCCGCAGGCGCTTCATCGGCTGGCCCGAGCGCCTGTTTATCAAGGTCAATGCGCTCCTGCCCTCTCTTGTGGATAGCGCGCTGGCAAAGAAACTGCCTTTGGTTCGCCAATTTGTCCGCGGGAGAACTCCGCCAACAGTACAGGATAAGACGGCTCCCGGCGCGCTCTGA
- a CDS encoding TenA family transcriptional regulator encodes MSFYNLLEQQTADARQSLMEVPFIQRAARGEIALQEYVAFLTQAYHHVKHTVPLMMACGSRLTQQQEWLREAVAEYIEEETGHQEWVLNDIAACGGDAEAVRNGRPNLSTELMVSYAYDNIARGNPLGFFGMVHVLEGTSTAVATQAARAIQKTHGLPNKAFSYLLSHGDLDIGHVDFFKGLMNRIDNPDDQAVILHCSRVMYRLYGDIFRELDNPFNVQEAA; translated from the coding sequence ATGAGTTTTTACAATCTGCTTGAACAGCAAACTGCCGACGCCCGTCAGTCTCTGATGGAGGTACCTTTTATCCAACGCGCCGCACGGGGTGAGATTGCCTTGCAGGAATATGTGGCCTTCCTCACTCAGGCCTATCACCACGTCAAGCACACGGTGCCGCTGATGATGGCCTGTGGCAGTCGCCTGACTCAGCAACAGGAATGGTTGCGCGAGGCGGTTGCGGAATATATCGAGGAGGAAACCGGTCACCAGGAATGGGTGCTCAACGATATTGCCGCCTGTGGCGGCGATGCGGAAGCGGTGCGCAACGGCCGCCCCAACCTGAGTACCGAACTGATGGTGTCCTACGCCTATGACAACATCGCCCGCGGCAATCCCCTCGGCTTTTTCGGCATGGTGCATGTGCTTGAAGGCACCAGTACCGCCGTAGCAACGCAAGCCGCGCGCGCCATTCAGAAAACCCACGGGCTGCCCAACAAGGCATTCAGCTATCTGCTCTCTCACGGCGATCTGGATATCGGCCATGTGGATTTCTTCAAGGGGCTGATGAATCGCATCGATAATCCCGATGACCAGGCCGTGATCCTGCACTGCTCGCGGGTGATGTACCGCCTGTATGGGGATATTTTCCGCGAACTGGACAACCCCTTTAACGTGCAGGAGGCCGCTTGA